The genomic stretch TGACAATGTGAACGCTAAGTGAACCAGAACTAAATgtaccattttctattttgaccaaaagaaccaagagaatcaaactacaagtgtgaacacaccctttcAGTCTTTACTAAAATCTGATGTttttattgcatatttttttcaatatatttGATCTCATCCTTTGTGAGCCCAGGCAACAGGCAGATCACTATTTTAATGGTTCCTTAGTTTTATGCCACGCAAATGTCACCCtgctttccttcagtgaatctgGCATAGAATTGAAAAAGGTCCCATTTCCATGGTAATAGAAACTTTTCTTTCTTGTTTCATTTTCAAGGAGATTGAATGTGCCCATGCCATTTTGCGGAGAGAGGGTGTCAATCTTGCGTTGTCTCATGGCGAGCTGGTGCCTGTTTCTCTGTGCCCGGCGCAAGGAGACAGTCTCTCAGTGCTGTCTGAGGAGAGCAAGAGCAGGAGAGTCTTCCTCACCTGCAGCCCCAATGAAGACTTATTCTGGGCCGTTCACAGCATTCGCTTTGTGATTGATGCTGGAGTGCAAAAACGATATGTATGTagtgattgtttttattttgaactttaCGAACTATTCCTTATTATGAGCTCTGTTTAATATTTACGTTTTGATTGGTGGGCGTGAAACTGTGATGTTTCGTTGTGACAGGTGTACAATCCTAGAATCAGAGCCAACTCCATTGTTATTCGACCAATCAGCAAGAGCCAAGCTGAGAGCCGCAAACAACTTGCAGGCCCAACAGGTGAGGGCTTTTTGCTTTCTGAAATTCTAAAATAAAGATATAAATGATTTCAAAATAGTTAAATATTTCCTCAAGTTTggacttggtgagcataagagacttatttcaaaaacattaaaaaatcgtaCCAACCCAAAACttctgaacggtagtgtacGTTTATGTTTACTTCACATAAAAGTGTTTCTGGCATGTATTAAATCATATGACTGAGATATTTCATGTACACAGGCAAGTGTTTCTGTCTGTATCAAGAGGACACGTCACTTCCTGTTGAGAGCGTCCCTCACATTCTTGAGTCTGACATCACTTCCACTGTGCTCTTCCTAAAGCGTATGGAAATTGCTGGCCTGAGCAACTGTGACTTCATTGACAGACCAGGTGAGATCCTTCTTATACAATCAAATCTCTTCCCAATCAAAAGAGCCCACTCTAGATCGCTCGGGGCTCCAAGGGATTTTTTGCACTAACATTGAAATATTGTGTAATCTCTGTACCTATACTAATTTTAAACAGTGAATGTATGCATATTTTCCACATAGTGAAGATAGCTGCATTCAATAATTCATATACTTACACTAGAATCCCTCACATGATTCTAAGCAGTCCATCCGAACACAAACAAGTTGTTCACTCTCCGCTGTTTACAGCAGCCAAGCAAAGCTGGGATCAGCCAGGTTCTCTTGGCTCACAGTAAGGGTGCAGATGGGCCTGTTCTGCTCACTGCTGGTATTAAGAGGTGGTGAGCCGTGCTTTAGCTGAGCCGACAGCGCTCTGACTGCGTTCATTGTTCCAGAGATAACCTGCTTCCATAACACGCACCATTCAGATGAGCAGCATCATTAGTGGAGCTACGACAAGAGCATTTCTGTGAAAACAGCATGGTGTGATGAACTAGATGAACTTGTTTATCTCATGATGCAACTGAGGAAATATGTGGGGTGCTTTTGTTATGATGCCAGAAATCAGTGAGAGTTTATTGTCTGTTTACTCAGTCGGACTAACAAACGTTTCTATACGGAACAGTTGATAACCTTTTGACTTATTCCCACAATAATACTTGCTCAGGTGGTTTTTTACAATTAACTATAGACCTTATTGAGAGCAGCGCCATGACAGGTATGAAAGCAAGGCTTTGAGGGATAAACTTGCCATCAATGGTATCCACTGTAAAAAGCTGTATAAAGCTCCTAGATCACTTATGATTTTCCACAGCTCATGTTTTATGGAGTTTTTTGTCTAGTAAAATTTCTTGGAAGgatatttttgcagtgtttccTCAGCAGAACAATcctaaaacacattaaattacaATACAAGCCACTGAAGAGCTTTGATTCCTGTTAAAAATTAAAGATGGCACTGCTgtgaataaggtctatagttttcatttaaaaattaaaacccATAACTTTACCCATAAAAggttttgttcttattttattgaaattattATTGAAACTTGTCTgctaattttttaaacaatcacttaattattgttatgtgttatttacATGTGGAAGATTGTTTCTgccattaaataataaataaaaggtCATTGTGACTacttatctcacaattctgacttttttctcagaactgtgagatttaaacttgaaattgcaagttataaagtcagaattgcgtgatgtaaactcgcaattctgagaaagaaACGTCAGtgatttttttcctcacaatcgGACATTATAAACacgcaattgcgaatttatatctcacaattctgacttcataactcgcaattctgactttataactcgcaattctgactttatatcacagaattctgactttatatcacgcaattctgactttatatcacacaattctgactttatatcacacaattctgactttataactcgcaattctgactttatatcacagaattctgactttatatcacgcaattctgactttatatcacacaattctgactttatatcacacaattctgactttaactcgcaattctgactttatatcacagaattctgactttatatcactcaattctgactttataactcgcaattctgactttatatcacagaactctgactttatatcactcaattctgactttatatcacagaattctgactttatatcacgcaattctgactttatatcacaattctgactttatatcacacaattctgactttatatcacgcaattctgactttataactcgcaattctgactttatatcacagaattctgactttatatcacacaattctgactttatatcacgcaattctgactttatatcacacaattctgactttatatcacagaattctgactttatatcacgcaattctgactttatatcactcaattctgactttatatcacagaattctgactttatatcacgcaattctgactttatatcacaattctgactttatatcacacaattctgactttatatcacacaattctgactttatatcacgcaattctgactttatatcacaattctgactttatatcacacaattctgactttatatcacacaattctgactttatatcacgcaattctgactttataactcgcaattctgactttatatcacagaattctgactttatatcacacaattctgactttatatcacgcaattctgactttatatcacggaattctgactttataactctcaattctgactttatatcacacaattctgactttatatcacgcaattctgactttatatcacggaattctgactttataactctcaattctgactttatatcacacaattctgactttatatcacgcaattctgactttataactcgcaattctgactttatatcacgcaattctgactttatatcatgcaattctgactttataacacgcaattttgactttataacttgcgattctgaatttatatcgtgcaattctgagaaaaagaagtcagaattatgagatataaactcccagttgaaaaaaaagtcagaattgggggataaaaagttgcaattaccttttttgttttatatttcttgaccgaaacaagcttccataattacCTTATTTAGGTcagttcagtgttattttagtattatttatatacaattataatatttattaatttttgaattaactttatatattttctggtttcatttttcattttcaagtaTTAGTAAGTTTATTaagtgcttttgtcatttttattagttttttttttttttttttaatattcctatttagctttaatttatttttattgtagttTGAGTTTCAATAATTATAGAATTCaactacagtaaaaatattttatttcagttagttgccaaggcaacatttacTTTATCATCATTTAACTTTATTATCTAATATTTCTAATTTCAGCCCTATTTCATTGAACAAAATAGATTTGaatggttttagttaacaataacaacactgggtCAGTTTTTTTAATCAGCCTATCAACTTTAAACTATTCGGCATATTTTTCTAGAACAGATTAATGGCACAATTTGGAAAACTTTGATTAATAGAttgaaatatattacatattttacttCACTCTGCCATAGATCCAGAAGGCCTCATGCAAGCTTTAGAGGAACTCGACTATCTTGCTGCTTTGGATGATGACGGAAATCTCTCTGAGATTGGAATTATCATGTCAGAGTTTCCTCTCGAGCCACAGATGGCTAAGACTTTGCTTGCGTCTTGTGAATTTGACTGTGTGAGTGAAGTGCTGACCATCGCTGCCATGCTAACAGGTAATCCTGTCTCAGTACAATCCACTCAGCAGGTGTACCACCATGTGTCTGCACTTCCAAAATGTCTTTGCTCCATCCAGTTATATTTGGAAGTGATGTCAGATAACTGTTGTTGTACCAAAGTGACTGTAACTTTTTAACCCCATAAAAATGTATGGACAATTCAACCTCTGCTAATACATTCAGTTACTCTGTACTAACTAAAATATGCAAtgcttttcaaaatatttattttatttttaattattattataaaaaatgtataatgaaCAAAAATGATTCTCAAGCTTATAATCGCTCCTTTTCTTTGTAATTTAGCTCCTAGCTGTTTCCTTACACCTCCAGTGGAAATGAGACAGAAAGCCTCCCTGTGTCATCTGAGGTTCCAGCATGCAGAAGGAGACCACTTCACCCTTATTAACATCTTTAATGCTTACAAATATGCTAAGGAAGGGCCATGTGAGTGGTTTTTGTGCATCTTTTGCAACTATTATGCATATACATTAATGGCCAATGTGGTGAATTAAAACACACTAACTAACAAAATCTAttgattataatatataaagtgTCGATTTCACATTCACATTTGTATTTCAGACTCTAGCGTGGAACAGTGGTGTGAAGACCATTTCCTTAGTCTGGCTGCTCTTCAGACAGCAGATGCGATACGCTCTGAACTAACAGAAATCCTGAAGCGGATAGAGCTGCCAGTGTCCTTACCTGACTTCGGCTCTAAAAGCAATAGCTTGAACATCAGACGTGCACTACTAGCTGGCTTCTTCATGCAGGTATGGATATAGAGATTATATACATGATATACATAATAATGCGTtaacttaaaggggacctattatgcaaaatccaTTTTTATAAGGTGTTCGAAGATAGATGTGTGCCCACAttgtgtaaacaaccagcctataatggtaaaaatcaacccattactttttttttataatccctataaatcataaacagtTTCTCTAAACGTGCGGTTCCATATGTCCCCTACTCTTTTTTGAGATTAGGGGGAAACCCTGGCCATGACTGGTGATTATCTGACCTATTAGCATAGATACCGCCCCGTGAGAGCCACAGCAGTTCTTCATTTTCTGTATCCTCGCTGTAGCAGCTGGAGATATACAATGTCTGTcccaaaaaacatttacaaatattatgCAATTGAATGTACCAATGAACATAAGAGTCTTCATAGATTTCCAGCATCTGAGCCACTGAGGACACCGTGgttgaattttatttataaaggaAATGTGTCGAAGAAAGTCGGAAAAAGTGTTATACATTAGCGCAAATTATTTTACACCAGTGTGACGATTTGTGCTACCTGCTCAGATTTTGCTACCTCCTATTAAAACAGTAGGTAGCACAATGAAAATATAGTGTTGGTAGCACAATTTGAGGTAGCATTATTCGTCAGAACACAGGACTGCGCCATAAACAAGGGTcagttcaacgctggatttgcccaaagattaacatgacggcacatgcgataagttgaatcaacttcacaacaactacataaatgtatccactaaccattcagaaatgtccagtttcattctaaaagttgtaacttcttcctgagtctctctgAGTCCGGTTCGAacatgtaaggctgaacaccgttactgacaatttctgacattttggctgcgtgagattctccagttttgttgttgctgaatatccgaagcacgagctgttaaagctccaccctcttctggaaagggggccgggagcagaagcttatttgcatttaaagggacacacacaaaatgctTTTGCTCACAACCaaatggggcaaatttgacaagctataaaaaatgatctctggggtattttcagctgaaacttcatagactCATTCTGGGGGCACcagagatttatattacatcttgtgaaaaggggcataataggtcccctttaattaattatttatgggaaaaaataacacattaaaattattaacgcACCCGCCCCGCCCCAGAAATACGTCATTCATCttacatttcatacagttgatgGTGACGAACATAAAGCAGGTCAACAACTGCGTGATGGAGCCTACAGAATGGAGTTAAAAAGCCACTAAAACACAAGATATcagggcaaaaatgcccctgtatgagttttttctcatatttatatcataatatagttaagcaatattacacgagtgctgtttttgtcccGAATAGCACGAATGCATGTCTGATATTGATTTTAAACAATGGtaaataagaagttaatattgtgtttcACAAGTTCGCCTGCCCATTCAGTCTGAATGGTTAAtggtaaaaaaaatttaaagagTTAAACCCCCCTATAACAGTACTGCATAAAGGGAGAATAAGAGAAATAGAGGAGGAGATGCTGGAAGAATTGCACTGGGATGACACAGGGACTGCTGCTTATATACGCTCATAATGAAgattgacaggactgaatgtttaGGCTCCTAGAACTACATTATATTTTAGATACAATATTGTCTGCTTTTGCTTAATTTTTGCCAATGAAATATAAACCCAGAGCAGAAATGCTGAATGAATCCtaatttctgaatgaatcctcgttttgagcgaatcaatcaggtgaatcaatgattcaatgacccatttatAAAGAGAGACATTTActtaattcctgaatgaatcagcggtTTGAATACATTAAATGAAGGGCTTAGTGACTTACTCAGTTACCACcccctactggcagttttagtttcttatttatcatttcataaaaaaattatttcatatttccCTATTAATAAAATCCcctttaaaggtatagttcacccaaaaatgaaaattctgtcatcatttattcatcctCATGGCCAAGTTATGTGTAAAAAATTCCAtgatgaatcaaataaaatattttttttttctaaagctacttttttaatgtctatttaatgcttttttcatttaacacaataatgatggtgattaattaatcgccacatttaaaagatttaacattttaatcgCTTGACAtccctaataataatattgtactATATGCACTTTGGAAAAATCTAATATATTGCTGCGCTTTGTTGCTTTAAAACTGAACAAGAAAAAGAATTAATCTCTTCCTCAAATGCACTGTTAAATGCACAGCAGTGAAAATCGGTGCACAAATTCTCTTTCAAATTATTGCCTTGGGACAGTAACATCTGTGATTAAAGCAGATTAGTAAATGGCACAGTGATTTACGTATTTAAGTCTCTTTAGTGCTCCTAACACTGCATGAGTGCATTTTCCATTGTTTAATCTGTGTGGGGTTTTCCAGGTGGCGAGGGACATTGACGGGTCAGGCAATTACTTCATGCTAACCCATAAACATGTGGCTCAGATCCACCAACTGTCTGGCTACGGAACCGAGATGCACAAGAAGAATCTGCCAGAATGGGTTCTGTATCATGAGCACACGCTGTCAGAGAACAACTGCATCAGAACCGTCTCTCAAATCTCAGCACATGAGTAAGTGCTAGAAAAGTCTAGAAAACAGGCAATGAATTGTAAATAATCAGGCATTAATAATGTAATGTTATAATTGAATTTAGTCTCTTATAACTTAATAAAttctttttgtttcatttaactTAACTTATGAAGCTTTTTAATTTGGCTAACAACCTATTTCCTCTCTTTTCTTCAACCATTTGTTCAATTAAGGGTTCCAATTTGTTCCATTCTGACAATTAGTTTTTCTGTGCATTGTAATTTAATGGTTTCTTTGCTGTTTGCTCGTGACAGGTTCATTCAGATGGCACCGCAGTACTTCTTTTATAACCTGCCACCTAGTGAGAGTAAAGACCTACTGCAGCACATTATAGATCACGGTTCAGCTGCCCCATCTAAAGGCAAAAGAAAAACCCAGACCCCCAGCAGCCCTGCCAGTGAGGATCAGCCGCATGAGCGCTGTACCATACAGTGACGGGGAAATAGCATACCTTGCCACTGCATTACCATGACAGGATTCAAACAGGATGCTTTCCATAGTAACCATGGAATTTATGAGGCACAACGAGGAATCTCTATAGACTCACCAAATTAGTTTGATTGAAAAGAACAGATCGTGTAATATGTTGCTCAAATTCAAAGGGCCCGCAGAAAACCCCCTTCTCACAGTGCCCGGGACAATGCTTCAAAGTAATAACAGTTTGTACAGTTGTCTTCTTTCTGCTGAATTAATAGCAATTTAAATAACCTACTGCTGTGCAGTAGTTAATCAATAAACTGTCATTGACTTTATGGTGTCTAAAATGTCTTTTATAAATTGTAGCTACTAGTTAGCATTTTTACATAATATCAGGATAGtacaattaaacattttcctTTTTGCATTGATTGTGTTTCCCATTAGTTTTATTTAGTGCTGCAGAGCTGTAATTAAACAAACTTGGAATAGACTggaattgttttttgttttgttttgttttttcaattgtatatgtatttatttgtaagGCATTTGTttagttaatatattttgatattaATGTCAATTTCACTGtgataattcacacaaaataagaaattaaataaaaaaaagtgtttaactGTTGTTCGAAGTGTTAATATTGTATCTGAGATTTTTTATAAAGCTCTCATACAGTTTGAAATGATCTTCATATATTAAACTGTTACATGCACCCAAATatcactgcagctttaaatattattaaaggtgccctagaattaaaaattgaatttatcttggcatagttaaataacaagagttcagtacatggaaatgacatatagtgagtctcaaacaccgttgtttcctccttcttatataaatctcatttgtttaaaagacctccgaagaacaggcgaatctcaacataacaccgactgttacgtaacagtcgcgatcattaatatgtatgaccccaatatttgcatatgccagctcatgttcaaggcattacacaagggcagccagtattaacgtctggatctgtgcacagctgaatcatcagactaggtaagcaagcaaggacaatagcgaaaaatggcagatggagcaataataactgacatgatccatgatatcatgatatttttagtgatatttgtaaattgtctttctaaatgtttcgttagcatgttgctaatgtggttaaagttaccatcatttcttactgtattcacggagacaagacttgttattttcattttttaaacacttgcagattgtataattcataaacacaacttcattctttataaatctctccaacagtgtgtaatgttagctttagccaaagagctactatcaaactcattcagaatcaaatgtaaacatccaaataaatgccatacttatgcgattagacatgctgcatgatgaacactttgtaaagatccattttgagggttatattagctgtgtgaactttgtttatgcactgtataactgcacttatagtcgagagctcaggagggcagggagcgcgagatttaaaggggccgcagcctgaatcggtgcatagttaatgatgccccaaaataggcagttaaaaaaattaataaaaaaatctatggggtattttgagctgaaacttcacagacacattcaggggacaccttagacttatattacatcttttaaaaagacgttctatggcacctttaaaattcatTTTCTCTTCAAACTGAACACTGCAGTGAAGTCATGAAAACATCTAGGGAATAATTTAAACTGTCTTAAAATTAAACACTCCCAGTGGTGAATACCTTAAACCCATTATGATtgttatataataaaaacaacgTTGTATAAAGGAATAGGCCAAATGCATcactgtttaaatattttttaatcttttttttagtCAACAGCAATTCTTGTGTTGTATCGTCACCCAGCTGTTCCAGTTCACTCACATGACAGATGGCAGAGGTGGAAGCGACGCTTGCAGTTTGTAAACAAAGTCTTTGATTGGTCGAATGAGTGACGACGTCATCCAGAACTCTCACGGACGCGTCGCGTTTGCAGCGCATACTTTTGCTGAGAGCGTTCTAGTTGCGTAGCGTCACTGGTTGCAACGACTGCATGATTAAAtctaatataaaatgaaaagatTTTCGCGTTTCCATCTTTGTTTCTATTTAAAATGCCCTTAGGATTTGTGtggtcttttttattttgtcatattAGAAAGTCAGCTACTCAAACAGTTTGTAGGCACTCGAGAGCATTGAGAGATGGGCACAGCAAAAAGCAGGATGAAAAAAGTCGCACCTGTGTCAGTGACAGAGGAAAACGTCTGCAGCAGCGGCAGTCACCGGGATGGAAGTCAGTTGTTTGGTCCCTCGAACACCCAAACTTCAGATCGGCGCGTGTCAATCAGAAGAAGAGCCCAGGGAGACTGTAACAGTGACGGGCAGGACTCTGAGTTTTCAGCCGACGATCTTGCGGTGGAGGTGGACAGAATTCTTGCTGAGTGTGACAACAATGATATAACACTGAACAGGACTTCTTATATGATGCCAATATCTGGAGCAAAGTCGTCTGGACTTTACTATGCCAAAATACAAGACAGCAACAATGTTTACAGTGGCAATAAACATGGTTATGTGACGAGGGGCGAATTTAAGGacaaaaataaagtgaacaaaTCAACCTCAGACATTCATGAAAAGGTATGGCTGCTGCGTTTTTACCCATGTTAGAATTATAAGGCCTCATCTGTTTCCAATAGGCAATTGACAACTAGAATCAACTATGAATTATTAATAGAAACTATTAAAGTCTTTAAGTGGAATCCCTATCtatacatgggtttcaaagacgtcacttccgctatgcccgccgccatatttgggaccggtcacagctgcgcgccctgttaaagtctatggtgacagcagctacaactaccagaggaaggccaacaaaatGCTCTCAGAaagttcacaacaagtttacaatatatctgggatatgtggtgctgttagccgtttcaacagtcgtcagaactacaaatttatttgatttatttgaaaatattgtgaattctagttgctgtgtttcggcgtgttgttacaggatgaacaaattcacgacaccagctgactacattacttagttcaagtacatgcgtgcatgattttgtgcaaatataagttgtaattttacgtctatcttgtataaatatatatgaattaccctatataggatgtgtcCCGTTGAGTAAATTAACCTTAGCAAAGCGCTTCAGTTTACCggtgttcattcagcgcgtgtagctcaaataataatactgttatcaaaatgagatgatttgagaaaaaaaatcatgatccttattattaatcaaactatgtgttgatgaaaataatactagaacaatataagagctaggtattaaaaataatgcattaattttctaaaagaaatattaaagttttaatattactgtgtaacgtaaaacattttaatgacttaatcattgctgtttgagctgcgcacgctgaagctgaagagaataaaaaaaaaccataaactgaaagttaattaactcaacggaacacatcctatataaaataatccagatattaatacaaaataaaaataatattacaactatttgcacaaaatcacgtacagatgaacttgaagtaacgtCATTGAAACaccgaaacacagcaaataagcccaaataattcacaacgttATTTTACAAGTAGCCTATATACGATTATAATATCATGTATAAGAAgaagacagtcccaatcatattaatgttGTCTTACTTTTTGAGTGCTCGCGCTGAAGCTATAGATGATCATcagctctgtgggttatttacctcaacgaaacacatcctttatgagaataatcagatatagctacttaataaaattattacaagTTTTACCTGCACAAAATGAcgcgaatgcacaagtgaagtttgaacaagttatgtaatcaatgtttaactcagtcgacgcgctcttaccacaacaacacgctgaaacaacaacacagagaattcacaacattttattacagtcGTGTTTtcgttataatgttatgtaaattacAGTCCCAGcacagcagttattaatgttgtgcattgctgtttggctgccagtggtgtggtcccttctgaatgaagccaataattctgccgatctaactcctttgggatcaaataaatttgtagttctgacgtctgttgaaacggctaacagcaccagaTATCCCAGATATAttgtaaacttgttgtgaaccttctgagagcgtttctttggccttcctctggtagttgtagctgctgtcaccatagactttaacagggcgcgcagctgtgaccggtcccaaatatggcggcgatagaatacagtgacgtcacatgaaacccatctATTCCCTGGCTTTGTGAATAGGTCAGGCCTCTGGAGGACCGGTTGAGTTGTGCCAACATAGAGAGCACAGCAACAGCTTCGTAAGTGTATTCCATCAATTATTGATCTGAACTTACTAGTGACACACATCATTTCCACTGAGAGAAGTTAGGTTGTGTCCAGTGCTGTGTTTGGTTGAGAGCAGTGGTCTGTAATGTTAATTCAAATGTTCATGTTTAACAGAGGTCAACAAAGTGATGCCGCTTCAAGaggttaaaaataaataaatattgatgtattttacaatataatttATCATTTGACATCTATTGAAAATGAAAACCCcatgtattaaagggttagttcacccataaatgaaaattctgtcattagttactcatgtcgtttcacacccgtaagaccttcgttcatcttcggaacacaaattaagatatttttgataaaatccgatggctcagtgaggcctgcattgccagcaagataattaacactttcaatgcctagaaagctactaaagacatatttaaaacagttcatgtgactacagtggttcaaccttaatgttatgaagcgacgagaatactttttgtgcgccaaaaaaactaaataatgacttcattcaacaatatctagtgatgggcgatttcaaaacaatgcttcatgaagcgtcaaagctttacaaatcttttgtttcgaatcagtggtttggagcgtgtatcaaactgccaaagtcacacccccagtggtgaaccattgaaatttcaaaacacttacgatgtaacaaagcctcatttactgaaatcacgtgacttttatgctctgaaccactgattcgaaacaaaagatttgtaaagccttatgaagcagtgttttgaaatcacccatcactagatattg from Megalobrama amblycephala isolate DHTTF-2021 linkage group LG5, ASM1881202v1, whole genome shotgun sequence encodes the following:
- the dhx32b gene encoding putative pre-mRNA-splicing factor ATP-dependent RNA helicase DHX32, whose product is MEMELSSTDVEKLSEINETQDIDSDDLLELNQFDGLPFSSRYYKLLRERKGLPVWEAKCEFMDTLSNSQIVIVTGTAKTGQSTQIPQWCAEFCLSAQYQNGMVVCTQIHQQSTVELALRVADEMDVNIGNEVGYSIPLQTCCSPDTVLRYCTDDVLLREMMSDPLLEQYGVVVIDQAQERTVSTDLLLGLLKDMLLARPELRLVILTAPHSAEKLLRHYGSVPQIRLEGPQPCEVVYGSGRGGVKDYLCSALRLALEIHQNQNHGDIVTFLATEQEIECAHAILRREGVNLALSHGELVPVSLCPAQGDSLSVLSEESKSRRVFLTCSPNEDLFWAVHSIRFVIDAGVQKRYVYNPRIRANSIVIRPISKSQAESRKQLAGPTGKCFCLYQEDTSLPVESVPHILESDITSTVLFLKRMEIAGLSNCDFIDRPDPEGLMQALEELDYLAALDDDGNLSEIGIIMSEFPLEPQMAKTLLASCEFDCVSEVLTIAAMLTAPSCFLTPPVEMRQKASLCHLRFQHAEGDHFTLINIFNAYKYAKEGPYSSVEQWCEDHFLSLAALQTADAIRSELTEILKRIELPVSLPDFGSKSNSLNIRRALLAGFFMQVARDIDGSGNYFMLTHKHVAQIHQLSGYGTEMHKKNLPEWVLYHEHTLSENNCIRTVSQISAHEFIQMAPQYFFYNLPPSESKDLLQHIIDHGSAAPSKGKRKTQTPSSPASEDQPHERCTIQ